The genomic interval GTCGTCGCTGAACTCTGTACCTCCCCCGATACCTCCCTTGCCTACCATGCAAACTCTACCACCGATGCCCCCCATACCAGTACCACCACCAGTTTCCACATTGCCACCAGTACCAGCTGTTAATCCGCTAACATCAGTGCCTCCGGTCCCTCCCATTGCACACATGCCGCACATGCCTGCGTTTCCTCCGTTCAACCCTGGTGTCCCTCCCCCAGTTGGCCCTGTCGCTGGTGGTTTAGCCTCTGGTCCACTGTCTCTCGGAAATCCCAATCCAATGTTCCTGAATCCCCTAAACCCTCTAAACCACCTGAATCTCCAACCTCACATGAAATCGCCAGTGACAAACCCAGATGAGTTTTACGTTCATCTACATGGCCTTCCTTTTTCAGTCAGTGAAATTGAAGTTAGAGATTTTTTCCAGGGACTTGGGATTGAGTCTGTTCGTTTGCTCAAAGACAACCTGGGTAGGAACAACGGCATGGCATTGGTTAAGTTTTACTCTCCCCAAGAATCTTTCGAGGCTCTGAAAAGAAACGCAGGAATGATAGGCCAAAGATACATTGAGATTTATCCAGCTACAGAGCGGCAGTGGAGAGAGAGCTCGGGACAGTCTAAAGCAGGTGGTGATGCCGAACAAAGCCGTCATCATCGTAGAAGCGTCAATTCGCCATCACCCTCTGGCCGTGAGCGAGCCAGATCCCGATCTCCCCACAAACTAGAATTCTGTGTTTATTTGAAAGGACTCCCATATGAAGCAGAAAACAAGCAGATCTTTGAGTTTTTCAAAAATCTAAACATTGTTGAAGATAGCATTTATATTGCATATGGACCAAATGGCAGGGCAACAGGTGAGGGATTTGTGGAGTTTAGGAATGAAACGGACTACAAAGCTGCTCTCGGTTGCCATATGCAGTACATGGGTAGTCGGTTCATACAGGTGCATCCAATCACAAAGAAAAACATGTATGAAAAGATAGATACCATTCGTAAACGGATGCAGGGTTCCCAAGGTGATCAGAAGAATAGCTCGGGTGAAGGAGGAAAGAGTGCCAAGAATTGTGCTCACATAACCAATATTCCCTATAATGTGTCAAAAAAAGATGTCCGTCTGTTTCTTGATGGCATTCAGTTGTTTGAGGAAAGCCTCAAGGTGTTAGTTGACGCAAATGGTAATGGTCTTGGCCAGGCTATTGTGCAGTTTAAGTCCGATGAGGATGCACTTAAAGCAGAGAGACTACATAGGCAGAAATTGAATGGCAGGGATGCTTTTGTTCATTTAGTAACATTTGAGCAGATGAAGGAAGTTGAGAGAAATCCTCCTCCCCAGGCAAAAAGAGGCCAGAAATCTCAAGGAAATTCCCATGCTCATGCCTATGTACACTCTCAGCCTCAGGTCCAAGTTCCCCAAGCACCTCATGCTTTTCCAGGAATGACAGGAGATGAGTTTAATTTTCTGAGAAATGCTGTAGGGACCCTTGGCAACGGGCCTCCTTTTGTCAACCCATTTATTGCTCCAGGTAACGGACTGGCAGCTCCGCCGCCTTTGCCGCCACTTGGTGCTTCTATGGGTGACATCTCGTTTAGCATTCCCCCACCAATGGTTGGAGGACCTCTGCCCGGTCCTGTTCTAGAGCATCCTGGTTTCAGACCCGATGGCAACAGTGCACCTGCCGGCTTTGTTAGTGCGCTAGAGCCCTTAAGGGGCATCACACCATTTGACAATGGATCTTCTCGTAAAGCAGTCAGCCAAAATCATGGCAGTAGCCAAGGTCAGCGGCCAGGTTCTGAGAGTTTAAGAGGACCATCCAGCAGTGGTCCGGGTAATTCACGGCCCATAATTGTCAAAATTCAAAACATGCCCTTTACTGTGACCGTTGATGAGATTATTGATTTCTTCTATGGTTATCAAGTGTTGAATGGTTCAGTATGCTTGCAATTCAATGAGAAGGGTTTGCCCACTGGGGAAGCGATGGTTGCTTTTGACTCCCATGATGAAGCAATGGCTGCTGTTATGGACCTGAATGATAGGCCCATTGGGGCAAGAAAAGTTAAGGTTACTTTGGGGTGAAAACAACATCTTAGTCTTTGTAAAGTGTCTTATCTTTTGGCATGGTTTTCTGGAAAATTTACTTATCCGGTTGTTTTATGTACAGAGTAAAAACTAACAAGTATTAGATTCTCTTTTTTCTGTACACATTATTTATCCAAGGTTGTAGGTACATGAAGCATGTAATTGAGTAAagacaatgtttattttaaattcctCTAAACGGCATTAAGACTTCAGGTCAATAATGTTTTAGTTCACATCTGCAGATCTGAAAGACATGTTTATAGTGGTAGGTTCAATAGAGCCTAATATCTGCGATAGAGGTTAGCTGGCAAGTTAGTTTCACTCTCAGAA from Carassius carassius chromosome 44, fCarCar2.1, whole genome shotgun sequence carries:
- the rbm12 gene encoding RNA-binding protein 12; protein product: MAVVIRLQGLPIVAGTMDIRHFFSGLTIPDGGVHIVGGEHGEAFIVFATDEDARLGMMRTGGSIKGSKVSLLLSSKTEMQNMIELSRRRFETGSADVATGNGSRPGPPVSTGGSGRGNLSTTAQSFSNTTSTTATTAPSTHEPVSNKTVPTFSTTTIGNMPPNFNNFSSPSLSLGSTMTTAMSSLNSVPPPIPPLPTMQTLPPMPPIPVPPPVSTLPPVPAVNPLTSVPPVPPIAHMPHMPAFPPFNPGVPPPVGPVAGGLASGPLSLGNPNPMFLNPLNPLNHLNLQPHMKSPVTNPDEFYVHLHGLPFSVSEIEVRDFFQGLGIESVRLLKDNLGRNNGMALVKFYSPQESFEALKRNAGMIGQRYIEIYPATERQWRESSGQSKAGGDAEQSRHHRRSVNSPSPSGRERARSRSPHKLEFCVYLKGLPYEAENKQIFEFFKNLNIVEDSIYIAYGPNGRATGEGFVEFRNETDYKAALGCHMQYMGSRFIQVHPITKKNMYEKIDTIRKRMQGSQGDQKNSSGEGGKSAKNCAHITNIPYNVSKKDVRLFLDGIQLFEESLKVLVDANGNGLGQAIVQFKSDEDALKAERLHRQKLNGRDAFVHLVTFEQMKEVERNPPPQAKRGQKSQGNSHAHAYVHSQPQVQVPQAPHAFPGMTGDEFNFLRNAVGTLGNGPPFVNPFIAPGNGLAAPPPLPPLGASMGDISFSIPPPMVGGPLPGPVLEHPGFRPDGNSAPAGFVSALEPLRGITPFDNGSSRKAVSQNHGSSQGQRPGSESLRGPSSSGPGNSRPIIVKIQNMPFTVTVDEIIDFFYGYQVLNGSVCLQFNEKGLPTGEAMVAFDSHDEAMAAVMDLNDRPIGARKVKVTLG